A single window of Psychromonas ingrahamii 37 DNA harbors:
- a CDS encoding Dam family site-specific DNA-(adenine-N6)-methyltransferase: protein MTKKNRAFLKWAGGKFTLTEQINQRLPEGRRLIEPFVGAGSVFLNSNFDEYLLNDINPDLIEMYKIVKRKPKQFICDAKYYFQDAFNNEAIYYQLRSEFNNCKDVYKRSLLFLYLNRFGYNGLCRYNKSGGFNVPFGRYKKPYFPEKELLIFSEKSKKATFTCKPYQKLFQYLRDDDVLYCDPPYVALSKSASFTSYASDGFSLDDQANLAKLARESKCSVLVSNHDTILTQELYRDAFCDKIQVSRTISSKSSTRQPVGELFALFDAQLSTRVK from the coding sequence ATGACTAAAAAAAATCGTGCATTCCTAAAATGGGCAGGTGGTAAATTTACACTCACTGAACAAATCAACCAACGTTTGCCTGAAGGTAGACGTCTTATCGAACCCTTTGTCGGAGCGGGCTCTGTCTTCCTAAACAGTAACTTTGATGAATACCTGCTTAATGATATTAATCCTGATTTGATCGAGATGTATAAGATCGTCAAACGTAAACCGAAACAGTTTATCTGTGACGCCAAATACTATTTCCAGGATGCATTTAATAACGAGGCTATCTATTATCAACTGCGTAGTGAATTTAACAACTGCAAAGATGTTTATAAACGTTCATTATTATTCCTTTATCTGAATCGTTTTGGTTATAACGGGTTATGTCGTTATAATAAAAGTGGTGGTTTTAATGTGCCATTTGGACGCTATAAAAAGCCTTATTTTCCAGAAAAAGAGCTGCTTATTTTTTCTGAAAAATCTAAAAAAGCGACTTTTACCTGTAAACCCTATCAGAAATTATTTCAGTATTTACGTGATGATGATGTCTTATATTGCGATCCCCCCTATGTGGCGCTGAGTAAAAGTGCATCATTTACCAGCTATGCAAGTGATGGTTTTAGCTTGGATGATCAAGCTAATCTTGCCAAACTTGCGCGTGAGTCAAAGTGTAGCGTTTTAGTGAGTAACCACGACACTATTTTAACTCAGGAGCTCTATCGGGATGCTTTCTGCGACAAGATACAGGTCTCTCGAACCATCAGTAGTAAATCATCAACCCGTCAACCTGTGGGGGAGTTATTCGCACTGTTTGATGCACAACTTTCTACCCGCGTAAAATAA
- the gloA gene encoding lactoylglutathione lyase: MRLLHTMLRVADLQKSIDFYSNILQMKLLRQSENADYKYTLAFLGYGDESDTTVLELTYNWGTTEYDLGNAYGHIAIETDDIYATCEMIKKMGGQVTREAGPVKGGTTVIAFVKDPDGYQIELINKKDAGKGLGAGS, from the coding sequence ATGCGCTTATTACATACCATGTTACGTGTTGCAGATTTACAAAAATCGATCGATTTTTACAGCAATATTTTACAGATGAAATTACTGCGTCAATCTGAAAATGCTGATTATAAATATACGCTGGCATTTTTAGGTTATGGGGACGAGTCTGATACTACTGTACTCGAGCTCACTTACAATTGGGGCACAACAGAATATGATTTAGGCAATGCTTACGGACATATCGCTATTGAAACCGATGATATTTACGCTACCTGTGAAATGATAAAAAAGATGGGCGGTCAAGTTACCCGTGAAGCAGGGCCGGTTAAAGGCGGCACAACAGTGATCGCTTTTGTTAAGGATCCCGATGGTTATCAGATCGAATTAATTAATAAAAAAGACGCTGGCAAGGGTTTGGGTGCAGGGTCATAA
- the trpS gene encoding tryptophan--tRNA ligase codes for MTKPIVLSGCQPSGSLTIGNYMGALRQWVEMQKTHDCLFCLVDLHAITVRQDPQALRKAIYDGLAMYQAVGIDPQKSTMFIQSQVTEHAELAWILNCYTQMGELNRMTQFKDKSQKNITNINVGLFSYPVLMAADILIYGPKHVPVGSDQKQHLELARDIAIRFNNAYGDTFVVPEPAIPEHGARIMSLQEPTKKMSKSDDNVKNFIGLLEDPKKILKKIKSAETDSDQQARIYFDPVEKPGISNLLTLLSCSTGKSIESLIPEYEDKMYGHLKSDTADAVVNLLEPIQARFKELRKDETALQAIARAGAQKARVRAADTLAKVYDKVGFLPK; via the coding sequence ATGACTAAACCAATAGTTTTAAGCGGTTGCCAGCCTTCGGGATCGTTAACCATAGGCAACTATATGGGCGCGTTGCGTCAATGGGTTGAGATGCAGAAAACCCATGACTGCCTTTTTTGTCTGGTTGATTTACATGCGATTACTGTTCGCCAGGATCCACAAGCACTGCGCAAAGCAATTTATGATGGTTTAGCTATGTATCAGGCTGTGGGTATTGATCCACAAAAAAGTACTATGTTTATTCAGTCACAAGTGACGGAACATGCAGAACTTGCATGGATATTAAACTGTTATACGCAGATGGGTGAGTTAAACCGTATGACCCAGTTTAAGGATAAATCACAAAAGAATATTACTAATATTAATGTGGGATTATTCAGTTACCCGGTATTGATGGCTGCCGATATTCTTATTTATGGGCCTAAACATGTGCCTGTGGGCAGTGATCAAAAACAGCATCTTGAATTAGCACGTGATATTGCGATCCGTTTCAATAATGCCTATGGTGATACTTTTGTGGTGCCTGAGCCTGCTATTCCTGAACATGGAGCACGTATTATGAGCCTGCAGGAGCCAACTAAGAAAATGTCAAAGTCCGATGATAATGTTAAAAACTTTATTGGTTTGCTGGAAGATCCAAAAAAGATTTTGAAGAAAATTAAAAGTGCGGAGACAGACTCTGATCAGCAGGCGCGTATCTATTTTGATCCTGTTGAAAAGCCGGGTATTTCAAATTTACTCACCTTGCTTTCCTGCTCGACGGGTAAGTCTATTGAAAGCCTGATCCCTGAATATGAAGATAAAATGTATGGTCATCTAAAGAGCGATACTGCAGACGCCGTAGTGAATCTCTTAGAACCAATTCAAGCCCGCTTTAAAGAGTTGCGGAAAGATGAGACTGCATTACAAGCGATTGCGCGTGCCGGTGCACAGAAGGCGCGTGTACGTGCTGCTGATACATTAGCGAAGGTTTACGATAAAGTCGGTTTTTTACCAAAATAG
- the folB gene encoding dihydroneopterin aldolase, whose amino-acid sequence MDIIFIKQLEVISSIGVYDWEKSVQQKLYFDLEMAFDNKPAASSDDIKLALNYFSVSEAVTKFAQTHQFELIETMAESVAALIMAEFAVPWVKVRLHKPGALPKAQSLGVQIERGVR is encoded by the coding sequence ATGGATATTATTTTTATTAAACAGTTAGAAGTCATTAGCTCAATTGGTGTATATGACTGGGAAAAATCGGTACAGCAAAAACTCTATTTTGATTTAGAGATGGCATTCGATAATAAACCCGCAGCAAGCAGTGATGATATTAAACTCGCACTTAATTATTTTAGTGTTTCAGAAGCGGTGACTAAATTTGCCCAAACGCATCAATTTGAGTTAATTGAAACCATGGCAGAATCCGTTGCTGCGCTTATTATGGCGGAGTTTGCAGTGCCCTGGGTTAAAGTGAGACTACATAAACCCGGGGCTTTGCCAAAGGCACAAAGTTTAGGGGTACAGATTGAGCGTGGTGTTCGTTAA
- the plsY gene encoding glycerol-3-phosphate 1-O-acyltransferase PlsY, which translates to MINLMTLIFILGTYLFGSLNGAILLCKVKGWPDPRAAGSKNPGATNMLRLHAAQAASAVLIFDLLKGTIPVYLAYFWGYSPIMIGVIAIAACLGHIFPVYFQFKGGKAVATGLGTLLPLGMDLTGLLVLTWLFTIAVSGYASLAAIVVAIVAPFFVEQINPEYTISVCMLSILILLRHIGNIRRIFSGKEKKIVNWKR; encoded by the coding sequence ATGATTAACCTGATGACTTTAATATTTATTCTGGGTACCTACCTGTTTGGTTCGCTTAACGGAGCGATTTTATTATGTAAAGTCAAAGGGTGGCCAGATCCTCGCGCTGCAGGGTCGAAAAATCCTGGGGCCACGAACATGTTACGTTTACATGCTGCTCAAGCTGCCAGTGCTGTGCTTATTTTTGACCTGTTAAAAGGTACTATTCCTGTCTACCTGGCTTATTTTTGGGGTTATTCGCCTATTATGATTGGTGTGATTGCTATCGCAGCCTGCCTTGGGCATATTTTCCCGGTCTATTTTCAATTTAAAGGCGGCAAAGCGGTCGCCACCGGTTTAGGTACTTTATTGCCTTTAGGCATGGATTTAACCGGGTTATTGGTTTTAACTTGGTTATTTACTATTGCCGTTAGTGGTTATGCTTCATTGGCGGCGATCGTGGTAGCTATTGTGGCGCCCTTTTTTGTCGAGCAGATAAATCCTGAATATACAATATCCGTTTGTATGCTGTCGATATTAATTCTGCTTCGCCATATCGGCAATATTCGCCGAATTTTTAGCGGGAAAGAGAAAAAAATAGTGAACTGGAAGCGATAA
- a CDS encoding undecaprenyl-diphosphate phosphatase codes for MSELQIVVLALIQGLTEFLPISSSAHLILPSQLLGWQDQGLAFDLILNIGTLSAVLIYFRMEVINMSRAWVGSLRGKGETQDSRLAWWILWSTIPAALIGFFGKSLVETYLRSGYVIAVTTTVFGLLLWWADANAKQVKTEYQTGLKGALFIGFAQVLALIPGTSRSGITITAGLMLGLTRNGAARFSFLMSIPIIAMASGYDLLKFILSDEYVDWGPLFLGAGISFVSAILCIHVFLILLNRVGMMPFVIYRLLLGGFLFYILSGT; via the coding sequence ATGTCCGAACTTCAAATTGTTGTATTAGCTTTAATTCAGGGATTAACTGAATTTTTACCTATTTCCAGCTCAGCTCATCTGATTTTACCATCACAACTCTTAGGTTGGCAGGATCAGGGTTTAGCCTTTGATTTAATACTTAACATTGGCACATTATCAGCGGTCTTAATCTATTTTCGGATGGAGGTCATTAATATGTCGAGAGCCTGGGTTGGCTCTCTGCGCGGTAAAGGAGAAACACAAGATAGTCGCCTTGCCTGGTGGATTCTTTGGTCGACAATACCAGCCGCTTTAATTGGTTTTTTTGGTAAATCACTGGTTGAAACCTATTTACGTAGTGGTTATGTGATTGCAGTAACAACCACTGTTTTTGGTTTACTGCTGTGGTGGGCTGATGCGAACGCCAAACAGGTAAAAACAGAATACCAAACGGGCTTGAAAGGGGCTTTATTTATTGGTTTTGCCCAAGTATTAGCCTTGATCCCAGGTACTTCTCGTTCAGGTATTACTATTACTGCAGGTTTAATGTTGGGTTTGACCCGCAATGGCGCTGCGCGTTTCTCCTTTTTAATGTCTATTCCGATTATTGCCATGGCCTCCGGATATGATTTGCTTAAATTTATTTTATCCGACGAATATGTTGACTGGGGTCCTTTGTTTTTAGGTGCGGGGATCTCCTTTGTCAGCGCTATTTTATGTATTCACGTATTTCTAATCCTGCTCAATAGAGTCGGCATGATGCCTTTTGTTATCTATCGTTTGCTGTTAGGTGGTTTTTTGTTTTATATTTTGTCGGGCACCTAG
- a CDS encoding ExeA family protein, translating to MYQDFFSLKEQPFSISPDPDFLFLSNRHQEAIAHLQYGVQGNGGFVLLTGEVGTGKTTVCRKLLQEIGATTDIAFILNPALTDIELLATVCDEFHIDYEKDKISLKLLFDSLTAWMMNNHHQGRSAIVLIDEAQHLSFSVLEQLRLLTNIESNNKKPLQVILIGQTELQQKLKQPELRQLAQRISARYHLMPLTEQESVYYIQHRLNVAGVSFPIFEHRAVREVFKRSQGVPRLINLLCDRSLLCAYTQNSLKVTVLMVKKASDEMALSPPQTLFNAIFKSSWRFIALSLLAVFTAFQAPELLNRFKEVKAQPAELIIPAIAATLGESLPELIVPPEEHITPLPENIVPPEELIAPPAEYTVPTELEQATEVGVLQKNESPDWFDNYELLDISNATFANALLNLYAVWGYQVDPETVNCEQGKSVLLSCYSENTSLKKLKQLNYPSVVRLERDNLESLHAVLYAINDSYQLLIDGQVIEVSETWFNTYWSGELTVLWQAPFELQGNLKFGQQSEQIAWLARQLNKLQGMPIESKNRFDLPLLQQVMRFQIENGLKDDGIVGERTLIPLMQIVNSQLPRLQQEVN from the coding sequence ATGTATCAAGATTTTTTCTCTTTAAAAGAGCAACCCTTTTCGATCTCGCCTGATCCCGATTTTTTATTTTTGAGCAACCGTCATCAAGAGGCAATAGCCCATTTGCAATATGGTGTTCAAGGTAACGGCGGGTTCGTCTTATTAACTGGTGAAGTGGGTACGGGAAAAACCACTGTCTGCCGTAAATTATTGCAGGAGATCGGTGCAACCACCGATATCGCTTTTATTTTAAACCCGGCTTTAACTGATATTGAATTGCTGGCCACTGTCTGTGATGAATTTCATATTGATTATGAAAAAGATAAGATCAGTTTAAAATTATTATTTGACAGCTTAACCGCTTGGATGATGAATAACCATCATCAAGGACGGAGTGCGATTGTATTAATTGATGAAGCACAACATCTTAGCTTCTCGGTATTAGAGCAACTCCGTTTGCTCACCAATATTGAATCCAATAATAAAAAACCATTACAGGTCATTTTAATTGGCCAAACCGAGTTACAGCAAAAACTGAAGCAGCCTGAGTTGCGCCAATTGGCACAGCGAATTAGCGCACGTTACCATCTGATGCCTTTGACGGAGCAGGAAAGCGTCTATTATATCCAGCATCGATTGAATGTTGCGGGGGTAAGTTTTCCGATTTTTGAACACCGGGCAGTAAGAGAAGTTTTTAAGCGCAGTCAGGGAGTCCCGCGCTTAATTAATTTACTTTGTGATCGTAGCCTGCTCTGTGCATACACTCAAAATTCATTAAAAGTGACGGTGTTGATGGTAAAAAAAGCGAGTGATGAGATGGCGCTTTCACCACCTCAAACACTTTTTAATGCGATCTTCAAAAGCAGTTGGCGATTTATTGCTTTGAGCCTATTGGCTGTCTTCACTGCTTTTCAGGCTCCTGAACTGTTGAACCGCTTTAAAGAGGTCAAAGCACAACCGGCAGAATTAATCATACCAGCTATAGCTGCCACATTAGGTGAGTCTCTGCCAGAACTGATCGTGCCTCCGGAAGAACATATTACGCCTCTGCCAGAAAATATTGTGCCTCCCGAAGAGCTCATCGCGCCTCCCGCAGAATATACTGTGCCAACCGAATTGGAACAAGCCACCGAGGTTGGAGTATTACAGAAGAATGAATCTCCTGACTGGTTTGATAATTATGAGTTATTAGATATTTCCAATGCAACCTTTGCTAATGCCCTATTAAATTTATATGCTGTTTGGGGGTATCAGGTTGATCCCGAAACGGTTAATTGTGAACAGGGAAAAAGTGTGTTGTTATCCTGTTATTCGGAAAATACCAGCCTGAAAAAATTAAAGCAGTTGAATTACCCCAGTGTGGTTAGACTTGAAAGGGATAATTTAGAAAGTTTACATGCGGTGCTTTATGCCATTAATGACAGCTACCAATTATTGATTGACGGGCAAGTTATTGAGGTGTCAGAAACCTGGTTTAACACCTACTGGTCAGGGGAGCTAACGGTACTTTGGCAGGCACCCTTTGAATTACAGGGTAACCTTAAATTTGGCCAGCAAAGTGAGCAAATAGCCTGGCTGGCGAGGCAACTTAATAAGTTGCAGGGAATGCCGATTGAGAGTAAAAATCGCTTCGATTTGCCATTATTACAGCAAGTGATGCGTTTTCAGATAGAAAATGGCTTAAAAGATGATGGTATTGTGGGCGAGCGAACCTTAATACCACTAATGCAAATAGTTAATTCTCAGTTGCCACGACTACAACAGGAAGTAAATTAA
- a CDS encoding c-type cytochrome — MNLIKRITLLMGLTISLFSTAGFAQDLSEAAIAERIAPVGSVYLDGEIMTAQQSPVSAEPAGPRSGEKIYNTYCMACHATGVLGSPKKGDAAAWAPRIAQGAEIMLKHAIEGYNSMPAKGTCGDCSEQEIASTIAFLTAGL; from the coding sequence GTGAACCTTATTAAACGTATTACCCTGCTTATGGGCTTAACAATAAGCCTCTTCAGCACTGCAGGCTTTGCACAAGATCTTTCTGAAGCAGCCATTGCTGAACGTATTGCACCGGTAGGTAGCGTTTATTTAGATGGTGAAATAATGACCGCCCAGCAAAGTCCAGTTTCAGCTGAACCCGCAGGCCCAAGATCAGGTGAGAAAATTTATAACACTTACTGCATGGCCTGCCATGCGACAGGTGTGCTTGGCTCACCGAAAAAAGGCGATGCAGCCGCATGGGCACCGCGTATAGCACAGGGTGCTGAAATAATGCTAAAACATGCGATAGAAGGCTATAATTCTATGCCTGCAAAAGGCACATGTGGTGACTGTAGCGAACAGGAAATAGCATCAACTATTGCGTTCTTAACCGCTGGCCTTTAG
- the rpe gene encoding ribulose-phosphate 3-epimerase, producing MTDYLIAPSILSADFARLGEDVEKVLDAGADVVHFDVMDNHYVPNLTIGPMVCKALRDYGITAPIDVHLMVKPVDTMIVEFAKAGASIITFHPEASDHVDRSLQLIKEHGCKAGLVLNPATSLEVLTHVMDKLDVVLLMSVNPGFGGQSFIPHTLEKLRQVKKLITTSGRDIRLQVDGGVKTDNIKEIAEAGADMFVSGSAIFNQPDYKVVIDKMRGELANI from the coding sequence ATGACCGATTATTTAATTGCCCCTTCAATCCTTTCTGCTGATTTTGCACGGTTGGGGGAAGATGTTGAAAAAGTATTAGACGCTGGTGCTGATGTAGTGCATTTTGACGTAATGGATAATCACTACGTGCCTAATTTAACCATTGGTCCGATGGTTTGTAAGGCCTTACGAGACTATGGTATTACAGCGCCAATCGATGTACATCTTATGGTAAAACCGGTCGATACTATGATAGTTGAGTTTGCAAAAGCAGGCGCATCGATTATTACCTTTCATCCTGAAGCCTCTGATCATGTGGATCGCTCCTTACAGTTAATTAAAGAACATGGTTGTAAAGCGGGTTTAGTGTTAAATCCAGCTACTTCATTAGAAGTATTAACCCATGTTATGGATAAACTCGACGTGGTGTTATTAATGTCGGTAAATCCAGGTTTTGGTGGCCAATCATTTATTCCGCACACCCTTGAAAAATTACGTCAGGTCAAAAAATTGATCACTACCAGCGGCCGCGATATTCGTTTACAGGTTGATGGTGGTGTTAAAACTGACAATATTAAAGAAATCGCAGAGGCAGGTGCAGATATGTTTGTGTCTGGCTCCGCCATTTTTAATCAGCCTGATTATAAGGTTGTCATTGATAAAATGCGCGGTGAGTTAGCTAATATTTAA
- the folK gene encoding 2-amino-4-hydroxy-6-hydroxymethyldihydropteridine diphosphokinase, whose product MAAVFIGVGSSINRSENIRLGIAALQAEFGELLLSPLYESEAVGFSGVNFYNLVVKLHTEQNIVELIKKLKGIEKQHGRPEKSSKFTPRTLDLDLLLYDQQIDPDIDLPRGEILKNAFVLKPLSELAPTLRHPVLGETYQALWRNYPQQKQKLWKVSKQLPDHY is encoded by the coding sequence ATGGCAGCCGTTTTTATTGGCGTCGGCTCCAGTATCAACCGATCTGAGAATATTCGTTTAGGTATTGCGGCATTACAAGCTGAGTTTGGTGAGTTACTGCTTTCTCCTCTTTACGAAAGTGAAGCTGTTGGTTTTTCAGGGGTTAATTTTTACAATTTAGTGGTTAAATTGCATACTGAGCAAAATATTGTCGAATTAATTAAAAAACTTAAAGGCATAGAGAAGCAGCATGGCCGCCCGGAAAAGTCATCTAAGTTTACCCCAAGAACCTTAGATTTAGATTTACTTTTATACGACCAGCAGATAGATCCTGATATTGATTTACCGCGCGGCGAAATTTTAAAAAATGCATTTGTATTAAAACCCTTATCCGAGTTAGCACCAACATTAAGACACCCTGTTCTGGGTGAAACCTATCAAGCCTTGTGGCGGAATTATCCGCAACAAAAGCAAAAATTGTGGAAAGTATCAAAACAGCTTCCCGATCATTATTGA
- a CDS encoding SPOR domain-containing protein: protein MSTNSGYDKQPSWVKENLSQLLLLLAMLMVVVSFTVYLFSSSLSELIDPVDPDAAQKRVVNKAPETVITENWYKDQQGPIENTTYKVGASDLSDQRVVISKEELIGLEQRYRIDLVDIEKEPLLDKIENQQPAENQLPTESQLPTESQNQQPTKMRPGNNDQPNRSIIKMDDSSDSQIDVVNGEAELFSSLEKSDHFLKDAGQFNELNLILRPVESLLAKSPSLFTLRLADMPTREKLQAFVVLHDLLKENIYVYRSIRNNKPWYVVLLGEYSSFSAAKIAQQDLPDASSELRSQVFTYKEIQQDLQLKND, encoded by the coding sequence TTCATGGGTTAAAGAAAATTTATCTCAACTCTTATTATTACTTGCAATGTTGATGGTTGTTGTAAGTTTTACTGTTTATCTTTTTTCCAGTTCATTAAGCGAATTGATCGATCCAGTTGATCCCGATGCAGCACAAAAAAGGGTTGTGAATAAAGCACCCGAGACAGTCATTACTGAAAATTGGTATAAGGATCAGCAGGGTCCGATAGAAAATACGACGTACAAAGTTGGCGCTAGTGACCTTAGTGATCAGCGGGTGGTTATTTCTAAGGAGGAACTGATTGGCTTAGAACAACGTTATCGTATTGATCTTGTGGATATAGAAAAAGAGCCATTGCTGGATAAAATTGAAAATCAACAGCCTGCTGAAAATCAACTACCAACGGAAAGTCAACTACCAACAGAAAGTCAAAATCAACAGCCTACTAAAATGAGACCGGGCAATAATGATCAGCCAAACAGATCAATTATAAAGATGGATGATTCATCTGATTCGCAAATTGACGTTGTTAACGGAGAGGCCGAATTATTTTCATCGCTAGAAAAAAGTGATCATTTTCTAAAAGATGCCGGGCAATTCAATGAGCTTAATTTAATATTGAGGCCGGTAGAGAGTCTGCTTGCTAAGTCACCCTCTTTATTTACTCTAAGATTAGCTGATATGCCAACGAGGGAAAAACTGCAGGCCTTTGTAGTGCTACATGATCTGCTTAAAGAAAATATTTATGTTTACCGGAGCATTAGAAATAATAAACCTTGGTATGTTGTTCTGCTTGGCGAATATAGCAGTTTTAGCGCCGCAAAAATTGCCCAGCAAGATTTACCCGATGCTTCATCTGAGTTGAGATCACAAGTGTTCACCTACAAAGAGATCCAGCAGGATTTACAATTAAAAAATGACTAA
- a CDS encoding ABC transporter permease encodes MSNSLTILPLHNLAIAFIPVFLVIVILFKWSLNGKFALYALSRMLVQLLLVGYFLNYLFAGANAWIVVLLLMLMVLFSSWIALGNIKELRLPLLKRTMISVAIGGGFTLLIITQGVLTLQPWYQVQTMIPLAGMIFANCMNSVSLSAERFYAELSREADYINARKTAFHASMIPNINALFAVGLISLPGMMTGQILSGTSPFIAARYQIVVMCMVFASAGISSACFLVLNKNTIKNNSSIT; translated from the coding sequence ATGTCTAATTCACTGACTATTCTCCCATTGCATAACTTGGCTATTGCCTTTATTCCGGTTTTCTTGGTGATCGTTATTTTATTTAAATGGTCACTAAACGGAAAATTTGCTCTCTATGCACTTTCTCGCATGTTAGTACAACTGCTGTTAGTCGGTTATTTTCTTAATTATCTTTTTGCTGGTGCTAATGCTTGGATTGTTGTGCTGTTGTTAATGCTGATGGTCCTATTTTCCAGTTGGATTGCCTTAGGCAATATTAAAGAGCTGCGTTTGCCATTATTAAAACGAACGATGATATCCGTTGCAATAGGCGGTGGCTTTACCTTATTAATTATTACCCAGGGCGTTTTAACATTACAGCCCTGGTATCAGGTACAAACCATGATCCCATTAGCGGGCATGATTTTTGCCAACTGTATGAATAGCGTCAGTCTTTCAGCAGAACGTTTTTATGCTGAGTTGTCGCGTGAGGCAGATTATATTAATGCGCGTAAAACTGCATTTCATGCTTCAATGATCCCAAATATTAATGCGTTATTTGCGGTTGGATTGATCTCCTTACCGGGCATGATGACTGGACAAATCTTATCCGGTACCTCCCCCTTTATTGCGGCAAGGTACCAAATAGTAGTGATGTGTATGGTCTTTGCCTCGGCAGGCATTTCTTCGGCTTGTTTTTTAGTGCTTAATAAAAACACCATAAAAAATAACAGCTCAATCACTTAA
- a CDS encoding multifunctional CCA addition/repair protein — protein MQIFLVGGAVRDQLLQLKVKDRDYVVIAATPDKLLKLGFQQVGKDFPVFIHPQTGDEYALARTERKKGSGHNGFECYAGLDVTLTEDLKRRDLTINAIAQSPQGELIDPYHGLQDIQTKTLRHISTAFSEDPLRVLRVARFAARFYDLGFKIAPETLDLMRSLSSSGELNHLTAERVWQETANALKTNNPQIYFQVLRDCGALPLLFPEIEALFGVPAPKKWHPEIDTGIHTLMVVEQSVKLSDSLAFRFACLVHDLGKALTPKELWPSHKGHGKLGLQLINNLCERLKIPNECRELACLVSEHHTLIHKGLELEADSLITLMDQNDAWRKPERFSQMLQCCVADSKGRTGFEEKDYPSADYIWRAFQVAQLVDVQPIIKQGYQGAEIKAQLKHARIRSVEQYKQKHSV, from the coding sequence ATGCAAATATTTTTAGTTGGAGGCGCAGTTCGTGATCAATTATTACAACTTAAGGTTAAAGATCGAGATTATGTAGTGATCGCAGCCACCCCGGATAAACTATTAAAGTTAGGTTTTCAGCAAGTAGGTAAAGATTTTCCCGTTTTTATCCATCCTCAAACGGGTGATGAATATGCCCTCGCACGCACTGAGCGAAAAAAAGGTTCCGGTCATAATGGATTTGAATGTTACGCTGGCCTGGATGTCACTCTCACGGAAGACTTAAAACGCCGAGATTTAACCATTAATGCCATTGCACAATCACCACAGGGAGAGTTGATTGATCCCTACCACGGGCTGCAGGATATACAGACCAAAACCCTGCGTCATATATCGACAGCATTTAGCGAAGATCCGTTGCGCGTTTTACGCGTTGCACGCTTCGCTGCGCGTTTTTACGATTTAGGCTTCAAAATTGCCCCGGAAACGCTCGATCTGATGCGCAGCTTAAGCAGTAGTGGTGAGTTAAATCATCTGACCGCAGAAAGGGTTTGGCAGGAAACCGCAAATGCGTTAAAAACCAATAACCCGCAGATCTATTTCCAGGTGTTACGCGACTGTGGTGCTCTGCCGCTTTTATTCCCCGAAATTGAAGCATTATTTGGTGTTCCTGCACCTAAAAAATGGCATCCTGAAATTGATACTGGCATACATACTTTAATGGTTGTAGAACAATCAGTAAAATTATCCGATTCACTTGCGTTTCGTTTTGCCTGCCTGGTACACGACCTTGGTAAGGCGCTAACACCCAAGGAACTCTGGCCCAGCCATAAAGGTCATGGGAAATTGGGTTTGCAGCTGATTAACAACTTATGTGAACGTCTTAAAATACCCAATGAATGCAGAGAATTGGCCTGTTTAGTCAGTGAGCACCATACGCTTATCCATAAGGGGTTGGAGTTAGAAGCAGACAGCCTAATCACATTAATGGATCAAAACGATGCATGGCGTAAGCCTGAACGGTTTTCGCAAATGTTACAGTGCTGCGTTGCCGACTCTAAGGGCCGAACCGGTTTTGAAGAGAAAGACTACCCCAGTGCAGATTATATTTGGCGTGCTTTTCAAGTGGCACAGTTAGTTGATGTACAACCAATTATTAAGCAAGGATATCAAGGTGCAGAGATTAAAGCTCAGTTAAAACATGCACGTATTCGATCAGTCGAACAGTATAAACAGAAGCACAGCGTATAA